From the Canis lupus dingo isolate Sandy chromosome 37, ASM325472v2, whole genome shotgun sequence genome, one window contains:
- the LOC125754492 gene encoding translation initiation factor IF-2 produces the protein MAAPASDSGGHRSPTGRRGGAAGAGEAAAAGVLPPLEDYECKICYNYFDADRRAPKLLACLHTFCQECLRQLQLRAAPAPPAAPAPPAAAAAAAAAPERPPRPPPWLGPPGAIACPVCRHRTPLPDSRVHGLPVNTKLADAFPLALRAAHDPLPQDRLPPAAPASAPAPAPAPPAEDAARPPRARLRAPGAYDSCQDCKRAALTAGCVCVVFSFLSMVVLLFTGLIFVNHYGGGGGGGGPPGGAAPPGAAPGPGSPSPSPSPVGPICLSVASILALFSVVVTWVICWLKYRPEGAAAGSAGGGGGGPRARAAAGGARRSDT, from the coding sequence ATGGCCGCGCCGGCGAGCGACAGCGGCGGCCACCGGAGCCCGACCGGCAGGCGCGGGGGCGCGGCAGGCGCCGGGGAGGCCGCGGCCGCGGGGGTCCTCCCGCCGCTCGAGGACTACGAGTGCAAGATCTGCTACAACTACTTCGACGCGGACCGGCGCGCGCCCAAGCTGCTGGCCTGCCTGCACACCTTCTGCCAGGAGTGCCTGCGCCAGCTGCAGCtccgcgccgcccccgcgccccccgcggcccccgcgccccccgccgccgccgccgccgccgccgccgcgcctgagcgccccccgcgcccgccgccctgGCTCGGCCCGCCCGGCGCCATCGCCTGCCCCGTGTGCCGCCACCGCACCCCGCTGCCCGACAGCCGCGTGCACGGCCTGCCCGTCAACACCAAGCTCGCCGACGCCTTCCCGCTGGCCCTGCGCGCCGCGCACGACCCGCTGCCCCAGGACCGcctcccgcccgccgccccggcctcggccccggcccccgcccccgccccgcccgcggaggacgccgcccgcccgccccgcgcccgcctgcGCGCCCCGGGCGCCTACGACAGCTGCCAGGACTGCAAGCGCGCCGCGCTCACCGCCGGCTGCGTGTGCGTcgtcttctccttcctctccatgGTGGTGCTGCTCTTCACCGGCCTCATCTTCGTCAACCActacgggggcgggggcggcgggggcggccctcCCGGAGGCGCGGCGCCCCCTGGAGCTGCCCCGGGGCCCGGGTCGCCGTCGCCGTCGCCGTCGCCCGTGGGGCCCATCTGCCTGTCGGTGGCCAGCATCCTGGCGCTCTTCTCGGTCGTCGTCACCTGGGTCATCTGCTGGCTCAAGTACCGGCCCGAGGGCGCGGCCGCGGGctcggcggggggcggcgggggcggcccgagggcgcgggcggcggcgggcggcgcaaGGAGGAGCGACACGTAG